The Streptomyces sp. NBC_01298 genome contains the following window.
GTTCCTGACGGAAGCCCAGAACGCCGAGCTCTACGCGGCGTCGAAGGCCATCCTGAAGGAAGCCGGCTACGTCGGCGCCGGCACCGTCGAGTTCCTCGTCTCCGCCGACGGCCTGATCTCCTTCCTCGAGGTCAACACCCGCCTCCAGGTCGAGCACCCGGTCACCGAAGAGGTCACCGGCATCGACCTGGTCCGCGAAATGTTCCGCATCGCCGACGGCGAGGAGCTCGGTTACGGGGACCCGGTCCTGCGCGGCCACTCCTTCGAGTTCCGCATCAACGGCGAAGACCCGGGCCGCGGCTTCCTGCCGGCGCCGGGCACCGTCACCAAGTTCGCCGCCCCGACCGGTCCGGGCGTGCGCCTGGACGCGGGCGTCGAGTCCGGCTCGGTCATCGGACCCGCCTGGGACTCCCTCCTCGCCAAGCTCATCGTTACGGGTGCCACGCGCGAGCAGGCCCTGCAGCGGGCGGCGCGCGCGCTCGCCGAGTTCGAGGTCGAGGGCATGGCCACCGCCATTCCCTTCCACCGTGCGGTCGTCGTGGACCCGGCCTTCACCGCGAACCCGTTCACGATCCACACCCGGTGGATCGAGACCGAGTTCGTCAACGAGATCCCCGCGTTCGTGGTCCCCGCCGCGGAAGACTCCGAGGACGAGCCCGGCCGCGAGACCGTGGTCGTCGAGGTCGGCGGCAAGCGCCTGGAAGTCTCCCTCCCGTCCTCGCTGGGCATGACCCTGGCCCGCACGGCGGCCGCGGGCGGCGCGAAGCCCAAGCGCCGCGCGGCCAAGAAGTCCGGCCCGGCCGCTTCCGGCGACACCCTCGCCTCGCCCATGCAGGGCACGATCGTGAAGGTCGCGGTCGAGGAGGGCCAGCAGGTCAACGAGGGCGACCTGATCGTCGTCCTCGAAGCCATGAAGATGGAACAGCCGCTGAACGCGCACCGCTCGGGCACGATCGTGGGCCTCGCGGCGGAGGTCGGCGCCTCCCTCACCTCGGGCGCGCCCATCTGCGAGATCAAGGACTGACGTCCTTGGCCGGGGGTCCGGGGCCGCGCCCCGGACCCCACGCCTCAATCGCCTGCGGGGCTGGACATGTCCAGCCCCGCAGGCGATTGAGGCGATCTTCTACGGTGCCGCGCCCGGCTAACGGCGCCGCATGTCCGCGACCCGCGCCCGCTCCGCCTGCTGCTCGTGCAACGGCGGCGCCGCACTGCGCAGCTGGGCCGTCGGGCCACCCCGGCGCTGGACCGGCAGCGGAGACTCCCGGCGCGGGCGGCGCCCGGCCATCGACTCCCCGCCACCGGAGGCACCCGCGGACCCGGCGACGGTGATCTGCACGCCCTGGTCCGCCAGCGCCTGCAGCTCCGCACCGGCCCGGTCGTCGTGCGGCGGCGGCTCGTCCGTCACCAGCCGGGTGATCACATCGGTCGGCACGGTCTGGAACATGGTGTCCGTCCCGAGCTTCGTGTGGTCGGCCAGGACCACCACCTCCGCCGCGGCCTGCACCAGCGCCCGGTCCACGCTCGCGGAGAGCATGTTGGAGGTGGACAGCCCGCGCTCGGCGGTGAGACCACTGCCGGACAGGAAGGCCCGCGAGACCCGCAGCCCCTGGAGGGACTGCTCGGCACCGCTGCCGACCAGCGCGTAGTTGGATCCGCGCAGGGTTCCGCCCGTCATCACCACCTCCACCCGGTTCGCATGGGCCAGCGCCTGTGCGACGAGCAGCGAGTTGGTGACGACGGTGAGTCCGGGCACCCGGGCGAGCCGGCGGGCCAGCTCCTGGGTGGTGGTGCCGGCGCCGACGACCACGGCCTCGCCTTCTTCGACGAGTCCGGCCGCGACATCGGCGATGGCGGTCTTCTCCGCCGTCGCGAGATGGGACTTTTGCGGAAAGCCGGATTCACGCGTGAAACCGCCCGGCAGTACCGCACCGCCGTGCCGGCGGTCGAGGAGTCCTTCTGCCTCCAGTGCCCGCACGTCCCGCCGTACGGTCACTTCGGAGGTCTGGACGACGCGGGCGAGCTCCCGGAGCGAAACAGCTCCGTTGGCCCGCACCATTTCGAGGATCAATTGGCGACGTTCTGCAGCGAACACGAAACTGACAGTAACCCGGGTGACCGTCTGCTTTCAGCTCCTTGCGCCGGAATTCCGAAGTTGTCCATACAGTGGGGCAGTTAGTGGTATACGCGGTCGGCCCGCCGCGCACTTGCTCCGCGACGGGCCGACCATCCACTCCAAAGCCCTTGCACACAAGGGCCGTTATCGGTATTTACGCCTCGTCGCCGGACTTCCGCGTGTGCAGCTGGCGGGCGACTTCGGCGATCGAACCGGACAGCGAGGGGTACACGGTGAACGCGTTTGCGATCTGCTCGACCGTCAGGTTGTTGTCGACGGCGATCGAGATCGGGTGGATGAGCTCGCTCGCGCGCGGGGAGACGACCACGCCGCCCACGACGATCCCGGTGCCGGGCCGGCAGAACATCTTCACGAAGCCGTCCCGGATGCCCTGCATCTTGGCGCGCGGGTTGCGCAGCAGCGGGAGCTTCACGACCCGGGCGTCGATCTTGCCGGAGTCCACGTCGGCCTGGGTGTAGCCGACGGTGGCGATCTCGGGGTCGGTGAAGACGTTCGAGGAGACCGTCTTCAGGTTCAGCGGGGCCACCGCGTCGCCGAGGAAGTGGTACATCGCGATGCGCCCCTGCATGGCGGCCACCGAGGCCAGCGCGAAGACGCCGGTCACGTCGCCGGCCGCGTACACGCCGGGCGAGGAGGTGCGGGAGACCTTGTCGGTCCAGATGTGCCCGGACTCCTTGAGCTTGACCCCGGACTCCTCCAGGTTCATGTTGCTCGTGTTCGGGATCGCGCCGACCGCCATCAGGCAGTGCGTGCCGGTGATGACCCGGCCGTCGGAAAGGGTGACCTCGACCCGGTCGCCCACCCGCTTGGCGGACTCGGCGCGGGAGCGGCCGATGACGTTCATGCCGCGGCGCCGGAAGACGTCCTCCAGCACGGCGGCGGCGTCCGGGTCCTCGCCGGGGAGCACCCGGTCGCGGGAGGACACGAGGGTCACCCGGGAGCCGAGGGCCTGGTACGCGCCGGCGAACTCGGCGCCGGTCACGCCGGAGCCGACCACGATGAGCTCCTCGGGGAGCTCTTCGAGGTCGTAGACCTGGGTCCAGTTCAGGATCCGCTCGCCGTCGGGCATCGCGTCGGGGATCTCGCGGGGGTGGCCGCCGGTCGCGATGAGCACGGCGTCGGCGGTGAGGATCGTCTCCGAACCGTCGGCGGCGGTGACGATGACGTCCCGCGTGCCGTCGATGCCCTGCGGGCCGCCGAGCTTGGCGCGGCCCCGTACGACGCGGGCGCCGGCCCGGGTGACCGAGGCGGTGATGTCGTGGGACTGGGCGAGCGCGAGGCGCTTGACGCGCCGGTTCACCTTGCCGAGGTCCACGCCGACGACGCGCGCGGCCTGCTCGATGTGCGGGGTGTCGTCCGCGACGACGATGCCGAGTTCCTCGTACGACGAGTCGAAGGTCGTCATGACCTCGGCGGTCGCGATGAGAGTCTTGGAGGGCACGCAGTCGGTGAGCACCGAAGCGCCGCCCAGACCGTCGCAGTCCACGACGGTCACCTCCGCGCCGAGCTGGGCCCCCACGAGGGCCGCCTCATACCCGCCGGGTCCGCCGCCGATGATCACGATCCGGGTCACGAAAACTCCGCCTCACGTCTACCCGGCCGGCTGCCGCCCCGGCCGGGGCTTCCGGGGGGTCTCCCCGGGGGATGCATTCCGTACGTCATTGTCCCGCACGCATCAAGGTGCTTCACGCCCGGTCCCACCATCCGGGACGCGGGCCCCGTACGCGGCCGGGAGCGCGGTCGGGCCCGCCCCTCCCGTACCCTCGACCACATGTCGCTCTACGCCGCGTACGCCGGCAACCTCGACCCGCGGCTGATGACGCGCCGTGCTCCGCATTCGCCGCTGCGCGGAACGGGCTGGATCAACGACTGGCGGCTGACCTTCGGCGGCGAGCAGATGGGCTGGGAGGGCGCGCTGGCCACGATCGTCGAAGCGCCGCGCCACCAGGTCTTCGTCGCGCTGTACGACGTGGCCCCGCTCGACGAGGACTCCATGGACCGGTGGGAGGGCGTCGGGCTCGACATCTACCGCCGGATGCGGGTGCGCGTGCACACGCTGGACGGCGAGGAAGCGGCCTGGGTGTACGTCCTCAACGGCTACGAGGGCGGCCTGCCCTCGGCCCGCTACCTGGGCGAACTCGCCGACGCGGCGGAATCCGCGGGCGCCCCGCACGACTACGTGATGGAACTGCGCAAGCGGCCCTGCTGACACCCCCTGCCGGCACCGCCCTTCCGGCACCGCCCTTCTGGCACCGCCCTTCCGGTACCGCCCTTCTAAAAGCCGGCCCCAGGACGCGCCCGCGCCGCGCCGGGACAATTCGTCGGAAACGACAAGGCAACGATCCGAACACCGTGAGCTGCGCCATCTACGCGCGTAGGCGAAGAGCGGCTACGCTCTTCCGCGTGAACGCATCTGTTACCGACCCCTTCGCCGCCGCCGACGCCGCCGCCGCCCGCCTGCGCGAGCTCACCGGCGCCGAGACCCACGATGTCGCCCTCGTGATGGGCTCCGGCTGGGCCCCCGCCGCGGAGGCGCTCGGCGCGCCCGAGGCCGAGTTCCCGGTCACCGAGCTGCCCGGCTTCCCGCCCCCCGCCGTCGAGGGCCACGGCGGCAAGATCCGCTCGTACAAGATCGGCGAGAAGCGCGCGCTGCTCTTCCTCGGCCGGACCCACTACTACGAGGGCCGCGGCGTCGCCGCCGTGGCCCACGGCGTGCGCACGGCCGTCGCCGCCGGCTGCAAGACCATCGTCCTGACCAACGGCTGCGGTGGCCTGCGCGAGGGCATGAAGCCCGGCCAGCCGGTCCTGATCAGCGACCACCTCAACCTCACGGCCACCTCGCCGATCGTCGGCGCGAACTTCGTGGACCTGACCGACCTGTACTCGCCGCGCCTGCGCGCGATGTGCAAGGAGATCGACGAGACCCTCGAAGAGGGCGTCTACGTGCAGTTCCCCGGCCCGCACTACGAGACCCCGGCCGAGATCAACATGATCCGCGTCATGGGCGCCGACCTGGTCGGCATGTCCACCGTGCTCGAGGCCATCGCCGCCCGCGAGGCCGGCGCCGAGGTGCTCGGCATCTCGCTGGTCACCAACCTGGCGGCGGGCCTCTCCGGCGAGCCGCTGAACCACGAAGAGGTGCTCCAGGCGGGCCGCGACTCGGCCTCGCGCATGGGCAAGCTGCTGACCCAGGTCCTCGCCCGGATCTGATCGAGCGACCCGACCGACCGACGAGAGGTAGTGCAGGACGTGCAGGACGTGGACGTGCAGGACGATCTGATCGCACGGGCCCAGGCCTGGCTGGCCGAGGACCCGGACCCGGAGACGGCCGACGAGCTCGCCAAGCTCATCGAGGCCGGTGACACCACCGAGCTCGCGGACCGCTTCGCCGGCATGCTGCAGTTCGGCACCGCCGGACTCCGCGGCGAACTGGGCGCGGGCCCGATGCGGATGAACCGCAACGTGGTGATCCGGGCCGCGGCGGGCCTCGCGGCCTACCTCAAGGCCCAGGGCCACGCCGGCGGCCTGGTCGTCGTCGGCTACGACGCCCGCTACAAGTCGGCCGACTTCGCCCGCGACACCGCCGCGGTCATGATCGGCGCCGGCCTGCGCGCCGCCGTCCTGCCCCGTCCGCTGCCGACGCCCGTCCTGGCGTACGCCATAAGGCACCTGGGCGCCGTCGCCGGCGTCGAGGTGACCGCCAGCCACAATCCGCCCCGGGACAACGGCTACAAGGTCTACCTCGGCGACGGTTCGCAGATCGTCTCCCCGGCCGACGCGGAGATCGCCGAGCAGATCGACGCGATCGCCGCGCTGGCCGACGTACCGCGGGCCGAGGACGGCTGGCAGGACCTCGGCGACGAGGTCCTGGAGGCCTACCTGGCACGCACGGACGCCGTCCTCACCCCCGGCTCCCCCCGGGGCGTGCGGACCGTCTACACGGCCATGCACGGCGTCGGCAAGGACGTGGTCCTGGCCGCCTTCGCCCGCGCCGGCTTCCCCGCCCCGGTCCTCGTGGCCGAGCAGGCGGAGCCGGACCCGGCCTTCCCGACGGTGGCCTTCCCCAACCCGGAGGAGCCGGGCGCGATGGACCTGTCCTTCGCGACGGCCGCCCGCGTAGACCCCGACATCGTGATCGCCAACGACCCGGACGCCGACCGCTGCGCGGTGGCCGTCCCGGACGCCTCCTCGGCCTCCGGCTGGCGGATGCTGCGCGGCGACGAGGTCGGCGCGCTGCTCGCCGCCCACCTGGTGCACAAGGGCGCCACCGGCGTCTTCGCCGAGTCCATCGTCTCCTCCTCCCTCCTCGGGCGGATCGCGGAGGCCGCGGGCGTCGGCTACGAGGAGACCCTGACGGGCTTCAAGTGGATCTCCCGCGTCGAGGGCCTGCGCTACGGGTACGAGGAGGCGCTCGGCTACTGCGTGGACCCCGAGGGCGTCCGCGACAAGGACGGCGTCACGGCCGCCCTGCTCGTCGCGGAACTGGCCTCGGAGCTCAAGGAGCAGGGCCGGACCCTGACCGACCTGCTGGACGACCTGGCGATGCGGCACGGTCTGCACGCCACCGACCAGCTGTCGGTCCGCGTGGAGGACCTGTCGGTCATCGCCTCGGCCATGGCGGCCCTGCGCGCGGAGCCCCCGGCCTCGCTGGCGGGCCTGCGGGTCACCTCGGCGGAGGACCTCAGCCAGGGCACGGCGACGCTCCCGCCCACGGACGGGCTGCGCTACTACCTGGAGGGCGACTACAAGGCCCGGGCCATCGTCCGCCCGTCCGGCACGGAGCCCAAGCTGAAGTGCTACCTGGAGGTCGTGGTCCCGGTGGCGGAAGCCTCCGGCCTGCTCCCGGCCCGCGCCCGCGGCCAGGAGGTCCTGGACGCGATCAAGAAGGACCTGGCGGCGGCGGCCGGTATTTAGCCGACCCCCGGACCCGCCCGCGCGAAGGCCCCCCGAGCTCCTGCCCGGGGGGCCTTCGTCGTGACCGGGTCAGGAAGCCGAGGGCGCGGGAGCGGGAGCGGGCGTGGCCGTCGGCCGGACCACGTCGCCCAGGGTCGGGACGGACTCCGGGCGGGAGCGGACGGCGTCCGTGCACTCCCAGGCCCGCGGCGGATCCGCGTCCGGACCGCCCAGGACCACCGGGCCCGGCCCCGCCGACACCGCGTCGCTCTCCGCGAGCGTGCACACCAGCTGCGACAGCGCCACGGGGGGCAGGTCCTCGGGCTTGCGGCTCAGCCGCACCGCGCCCGCCGGATCGCCCGGCCGCGGCGCCGAGACCGTCAGGTTGGCCGGCACCTCGGTCGTGAAGCCGGCCTCCCGCTCCTCCGCGGACGGCTCCCGCTGGAGCGCCTCCAGCAGGGCCTGGGTGACGAGCCCCGTCACGTCCCGCGCGGGCTGCTTCTCCGACACCGGCACCACCCGCTGGACGCCCACCAGCTGCGCCCCGCAGACCAGCTCCACCGTGGCCCGGATGCCCTGTACCCCGCCCGTTCCCGCCGCGGCGCCGGCCGGGGTCTTGCACGAGACCCGCGAGGGCGCCGGTCCCACGTCCACCGGCACGGTGGTCGCCCGGATCCCGCAGCCGGTCAGGGCGCCCAGGGACAACAGGCCCAGGGCCACCACGACGGCCGTCGTACCGAGCGTCGCGCCGAGCACCGCACCGCGCCCCGCGCCGACGCGCCCAGCGGTGACCCGCCCCGCCGCCCCGCGCTCCGCCGCCCTACTCCTCGTCTTCACCGGCGATCACCTTCCCCACGTCCACCGGCAGCCGCAGCGTGAACAGCGCACCGCCCTGCGCACCGTTCTCCGCGGTGATGTCGCCGCCGTGGATGTGCGCGTTCTCCATCGCGATGGACAGGCCGAGCCCGCTGCCGTCCGACTTCGGCCGCGACGCGCTCGCCTTGTAGAACCGGTCGAAGACGTGCGGCAGTACGGCCTCGGGGATGCCCGGCCCGTTGTCCCGTACGGCGATCACCAGCCAGTCCCCCTCCACCCGGATGGAGACCCGCACCGGCGACCCGCCGTGCTTGAGCGCGTTGCCGATCAGATTCGCCAGGATCACGTCGAGCCGCCGCGGGTCGAGCCGCACGACGATCCCGCGCTCCGCGTCGAGTTCGACCGCGTCGAGCCACGCCCGCGTGTCGATGCACGCCGTCACCTGGTCGGCGACGTCCACGTCGTCCAGCACCAGCCGCGCCGTTCCCGCGTCGAAGCGGGTGACCTCCATGAGGTTCTCCACGAGGTCGTTCAGCCGCCTGGTCTCACTCACGACGAGCCCCACCGCCGGCGCGATCATCGGGTCGAGGTACTCGACCTCGTCCTCCAGCACCTCGGCGACCGCCGTCAGCGCCGTCAGCGGCGTGCGCAGTTCGTGGGACATGTCCGCGACGAAACGCCGGCTGGACTCCTCCCGCGCGCTCATGTCGGCGACCTTCTTCTCCAGCGCCTCCGCCGTCTTGTTGAAGGTGTGCGCCAGGTCGGCGAGTTCGTCCGTCCCCGACACCTCGAGCCGGTGGTCCAGCTCCCCTTCGCCGAGCCGGCGCGCCGCGTCGCCGAGCCGCTGCACGGGCCGCAGCACCGTACGGGCCGCGGCCTGCGCGAGCAGCGCGGAGCCGAGCAGCGCGAGCCCGGTGGCGATGGTCAGCGACCAGGCCAGGGCGTTGAGGTCCTCGCGCTCCTGGGCGAGGGACTTGTACATGTAGCCGGTCGGCCCGCCGCCCACGATCCGGGTGCCGCCGACCAGGTAGGGGTTCCCGTCGGGCTTCGTCCGCTGCCAGTACACGTGGTACGCGGCGTCGTTGGCCGAGGTGGTCTTCTGCCGGTCGTCGACGGCGTGCTGGAGCGACTTCGGTACGTCGGCCAGCGAGAAGGCGTCGGGACCGGCGGTCCCGGACACCTTGCGGCCGTCCTTCTCGTCCACCAGCAGCACGCTGTAACCGGGGCTGCTGCCCGCCATCATCTCGGCGGTGTGCTGCAGCTCCTCCTGCGTCGGGTCGGCGGGCAGGGCCGCGGCCCGGTTCTGCATCTCCTGCCGGAAGTCGCCGAGGGCGGCGTCCTGGGTCCGGGTCAGGACGGCCTCGCGATTGAGCCAGTAGGCGATCCCGGACGCGGAAACGGCGGCCGTCAGCGCGACCAGTGCGAACACGACGAGGAGCCGCAGCCGCAGGCTGGTCCAGCGCCGGCCCGCGAACAGGGCTCGGATCACTGCGGGGAGTCCAGCCGGTAGCCGACGCCCCGCACGGTACGGATCAGGGTGGGTGACGAGGGCACTTCCTCGACCTTGGCGCGCAGCCGCTGCACGCAGGCGTCGACGAGCCGCGAGTCACCGAGGTAGTCGTGCTCCCACACCAACCGCAGCAGCTGCTGGCGGGACAGCGCCTGGCCGGGCCGGCGGCTGAGCTCCAGGAGCAGCCGCAGCTCGGTCGGGGTGAGCTGGAGGTCCTCACCGTTCTTGGTCACGGTCATGGCGGAGCGGTCGATGACCAGCGGGCCGAAGACCGCGGTGTCGGTGGACTCGCGCTCGCCGCGGCGCAGCACCGCCCGGATGCGGGCGTCGAGCACCCGCCCCTGGACGGGCTTGACCACGTAGTCGTCGGCTCCCGACTCCAGGCCGACGACCACGTCGATGTCGTCGTTGCGCGCGGTGAGCAGGATGATCGGCAGCTGGTCGGTGCGGCGGATGCGCCGGCACACCTCGAAGCCGTCGATTCCGGGCAGCATGACGTCGAGCACGATCAGGTCGGGCCGCTGCTCGCGCAGCAGTTTGAGGCCGTCCTCGCCCGTCGCCGCGGTGGCCACACGGTGGCCCTGGCGTGACAGGGAGAGTTCGAGGGCCGTGCGGATGGCGTCGTCGTCCTCGATGAGCAACAGGAAAGGCACGGGCTCATTCTGTCCCATCGCCCCGCGGGACTTCGACCTCCCCGCGCTTCCAATCCCGGCACGAACCCTGTGACAGGCCTGTGACAGTCGCAGGACACCGCGGTTATGTCGGCCGGGCAGTCTTCTTGGCAACGGACCAGACAGACTCCACGACGGGGGCGCGAGATGAACACGCTGCACAGCACCAGCTCCAGCGCGGTTGTCACGCGGCTGCACGATGTGAACCGCCGCACGGCAATCCGTACGGCGACGGCCCCCTCCCGGCGGCCGGCGCACGTGGTGGCCATCGACGCGAAGACCTACGAGCGCCCCTCCGTCCCCGCCCAGCGCACGCCGGGCTCCGCGGACGTCCCGGACTCCTCCAACGAGGCCGAGTTCACGGCGTACGTCCAGGAACGGCGGGCCGCCCTCTACGCGACGGCCTTCCACCTGACCGGCGACCGCTACGAGGCCGAGGACCTGCTGCAGACCGCGCTGTTCTCCACGTACCGCGCCTGGGACCGCATCAGCGACAAGGCCGCCGTCGGCGGGTACCTGCGGCGCACGATGACGAACCTGCACATCAGCGCCTGGCGCCGGCGCAAGCTCAACGAGTACCCGACGGAAGAGCTGCCGGAGACGGCCTCGGACACGGACGCCATGGGCGGTACGGAGCTGCGCGCCGTGCTGTGGCAGGCGCTCACCCGCATCCCGGAGCCGCAGCGCACGATGCTGGTGCTCCGCTACTACGAGGGCCGCACGGACCCGGAGATCGCGGAGATCCTCGGCATCAG
Protein-coding sequences here:
- a CDS encoding acetyl/propionyl/methylcrotonyl-CoA carboxylase subunit alpha, encoding MRKVLIANRGEIAVRVARACRDAGIASVAVYADPDRDALHVRAADEAFALGGDTPAASYLDMSKILQAAADSGADAIHPGYGFLSENAEFAQAVIDAGLTWIGPPPQAIRDLGDKVAARHIALRAGAPLVAGTPDPVSGSDEVVAFAKEHGLPIAIKAAFGGGGRGLKVARNLEEVPELYDSAVREAVAAFGRGECFVEQYLDKPRHVETQCLADSHGNVVVVSTRDCSLQRRHQKLVEEAPAPFLTEAQNAELYAASKAILKEAGYVGAGTVEFLVSADGLISFLEVNTRLQVEHPVTEEVTGIDLVREMFRIADGEELGYGDPVLRGHSFEFRINGEDPGRGFLPAPGTVTKFAAPTGPGVRLDAGVESGSVIGPAWDSLLAKLIVTGATREQALQRAARALAEFEVEGMATAIPFHRAVVVDPAFTANPFTIHTRWIETEFVNEIPAFVVPAAEDSEDEPGRETVVVEVGGKRLEVSLPSSLGMTLARTAAAGGAKPKRRAAKKSGPAASGDTLASPMQGTIVKVAVEEGQQVNEGDLIVVLEAMKMEQPLNAHRSGTIVGLAAEVGASLTSGAPICEIKD
- a CDS encoding DeoR/GlpR family DNA-binding transcription regulator is translated as MFAAERRQLILEMVRANGAVSLRELARVVQTSEVTVRRDVRALEAEGLLDRRHGGAVLPGGFTRESGFPQKSHLATAEKTAIADVAAGLVEEGEAVVVGAGTTTQELARRLARVPGLTVVTNSLLVAQALAHANRVEVVMTGGTLRGSNYALVGSGAEQSLQGLRVSRAFLSGSGLTAERGLSTSNMLSASVDRALVQAAAEVVVLADHTKLGTDTMFQTVPTDVITRLVTDEPPPHDDRAGAELQALADQGVQITVAGSAGASGGGESMAGRRPRRESPLPVQRRGGPTAQLRSAAPPLHEQQAERARVADMRRR
- a CDS encoding NAD(P)H-quinone dehydrogenase, translated to MTRIVIIGGGPGGYEAALVGAQLGAEVTVVDCDGLGGASVLTDCVPSKTLIATAEVMTTFDSSYEELGIVVADDTPHIEQAARVVGVDLGKVNRRVKRLALAQSHDITASVTRAGARVVRGRAKLGGPQGIDGTRDVIVTAADGSETILTADAVLIATGGHPREIPDAMPDGERILNWTQVYDLEELPEELIVVGSGVTGAEFAGAYQALGSRVTLVSSRDRVLPGEDPDAAAVLEDVFRRRGMNVIGRSRAESAKRVGDRVEVTLSDGRVITGTHCLMAVGAIPNTSNMNLEESGVKLKESGHIWTDKVSRTSSPGVYAAGDVTGVFALASVAAMQGRIAMYHFLGDAVAPLNLKTVSSNVFTDPEIATVGYTQADVDSGKIDARVVKLPLLRNPRAKMQGIRDGFVKMFCRPGTGIVVGGVVVSPRASELIHPISIAVDNNLTVEQIANAFTVYPSLSGSIAEVARQLHTRKSGDEA
- a CDS encoding gamma-glutamylcyclotransferase, which gives rise to MSLYAAYAGNLDPRLMTRRAPHSPLRGTGWINDWRLTFGGEQMGWEGALATIVEAPRHQVFVALYDVAPLDEDSMDRWEGVGLDIYRRMRVRVHTLDGEEAAWVYVLNGYEGGLPSARYLGELADAAESAGAPHDYVMELRKRPC
- a CDS encoding purine-nucleoside phosphorylase produces the protein MNASVTDPFAAADAAAARLRELTGAETHDVALVMGSGWAPAAEALGAPEAEFPVTELPGFPPPAVEGHGGKIRSYKIGEKRALLFLGRTHYYEGRGVAAVAHGVRTAVAAGCKTIVLTNGCGGLREGMKPGQPVLISDHLNLTATSPIVGANFVDLTDLYSPRLRAMCKEIDETLEEGVYVQFPGPHYETPAEINMIRVMGADLVGMSTVLEAIAAREAGAEVLGISLVTNLAAGLSGEPLNHEEVLQAGRDSASRMGKLLTQVLARI
- a CDS encoding phospho-sugar mutase; translation: MQDDLIARAQAWLAEDPDPETADELAKLIEAGDTTELADRFAGMLQFGTAGLRGELGAGPMRMNRNVVIRAAAGLAAYLKAQGHAGGLVVVGYDARYKSADFARDTAAVMIGAGLRAAVLPRPLPTPVLAYAIRHLGAVAGVEVTASHNPPRDNGYKVYLGDGSQIVSPADAEIAEQIDAIAALADVPRAEDGWQDLGDEVLEAYLARTDAVLTPGSPRGVRTVYTAMHGVGKDVVLAAFARAGFPAPVLVAEQAEPDPAFPTVAFPNPEEPGAMDLSFATAARVDPDIVIANDPDADRCAVAVPDASSASGWRMLRGDEVGALLAAHLVHKGATGVFAESIVSSSLLGRIAEAAGVGYEETLTGFKWISRVEGLRYGYEEALGYCVDPEGVRDKDGVTAALLVAELASELKEQGRTLTDLLDDLAMRHGLHATDQLSVRVEDLSVIASAMAALRAEPPASLAGLRVTSAEDLSQGTATLPPTDGLRYYLEGDYKARAIVRPSGTEPKLKCYLEVVVPVAEASGLLPARARGQEVLDAIKKDLAAAAGI
- a CDS encoding sensor histidine kinase, whose translation is MIRALFAGRRWTSLRLRLLVVFALVALTAAVSASGIAYWLNREAVLTRTQDAALGDFRQEMQNRAAALPADPTQEELQHTAEMMAGSSPGYSVLLVDEKDGRKVSGTAGPDAFSLADVPKSLQHAVDDRQKTTSANDAAYHVYWQRTKPDGNPYLVGGTRIVGGGPTGYMYKSLAQEREDLNALAWSLTIATGLALLGSALLAQAAARTVLRPVQRLGDAARRLGEGELDHRLEVSGTDELADLAHTFNKTAEALEKKVADMSAREESSRRFVADMSHELRTPLTALTAVAEVLEDEVEYLDPMIAPAVGLVVSETRRLNDLVENLMEVTRFDAGTARLVLDDVDVADQVTACIDTRAWLDAVELDAERGIVVRLDPRRLDVILANLIGNALKHGGSPVRVSIRVEGDWLVIAVRDNGPGIPEAVLPHVFDRFYKASASRPKSDGSGLGLSIAMENAHIHGGDITAENGAQGGALFTLRLPVDVGKVIAGEDEE
- the afsQ1 gene encoding two-component system response regulator AfsQ1, producing the protein MPFLLLIEDDDAIRTALELSLSRQGHRVATAATGEDGLKLLREQRPDLIVLDVMLPGIDGFEVCRRIRRTDQLPIILLTARNDDIDVVVGLESGADDYVVKPVQGRVLDARIRAVLRRGERESTDTAVFGPLVIDRSAMTVTKNGEDLQLTPTELRLLLELSRRPGQALSRQQLLRLVWEHDYLGDSRLVDACVQRLRAKVEEVPSSPTLIRTVRGVGYRLDSPQ
- a CDS encoding SigE family RNA polymerase sigma factor → MNTLHSTSSSAVVTRLHDVNRRTAIRTATAPSRRPAHVVAIDAKTYERPSVPAQRTPGSADVPDSSNEAEFTAYVQERRAALYATAFHLTGDRYEAEDLLQTALFSTYRAWDRISDKAAVGGYLRRTMTNLHISAWRRRKLNEYPTEELPETASDTDAMGGTELRAVLWQALTRIPEPQRTMLVLRYYEGRTDPEIAEILGISVGTVKSSIWRSLRRMREDEALSFGRDEAESFEDLVA